The window AATTTCTCGATTGCGAGGGGTGTGGTCTCTTGACAGTAAGATCTATCTCATAGGAAGGTTCCTTACAATACATCCCCCTGTTCTTGAGGGAGCTCAGGATAACACTGTCCTCTTCAGAGGGGCTGGGCGAGGGGGACTTCCCCCCGTCTGTCTGACCGCCCCCAAACTCACGCTGATGCCCTATGGCTTTCTGGAGGTTCTGAAAGTGAAATATTAAAAGATATTATATTTTTCAGGATTGGGATTTTTCTAATTCAATGAACACGTGCTGAAATCCCCCTTCACAGAGCCTTTTACTTGACAAAAAGGGAATTACTAGTATATCAAAGGGGTATCTAGTTTTGTGTCATATAAGTGTTAAAAAGAACTACAATCAGAGAATTAACTACAAACTACACCTGGGACATGTAGTTTGATTTCTTAAACCAAACTGTCAGCATAATGATTTCTAATGGTGCCTCAGTGAAAGTTTGTTGTCACAATGgcagtttttattttgtatttatatattagTTTTATTATTCACACATATTTAATTACCATTGCTCATATATATACTTCCAGGCCACAACACAAGGCAGGACTTTCTTACTCTAGGGCCTACCTCAATGCGCAGTAGAGCAGGGCTCTCAGAGTTGTCACCAATGGGTCGCACGCTGTCGTAATGGTCGCCGTAACGATAGGCAATGTGAAGCTCTCTACAAACCTGCTTCTCCACACCATTTATCTGAATTGGTAAGAGATCAGAAGTATCACTACAGGCATCTGTATTGCACTACACATAACATCTGAACCATACAGCATCTGTAAAAATGTTTAAGTTGAACATTACCGTGTTTCAAAGCGTCATTAAGAGATTCTATGTGTGTTTCAAGGTTACCAACACTTGTCTTTATGTCTTTGGACAATGAATATATGCCTCTGGCCATAGAATTAATCTTATAGGGTGGATACAGCTATTGTTTCCTACCTCCCACAGTGGAGTATTCAGCTGATGGATGACTACTTTCAGCTGTTGGCTGCGGGCGAAAGCCACAATGGCATCATTGCCAGCAAAAGTACCGGGTTGGGAGAGGTTGGATACTGGGTGAAAATGAAAGTGACAGAATAATGAATAGAATGGTTTTGAGTGACTCAACACTTTCTACATGACATTGTTATTGTCTTTTTACCCTGCCGTATTGAATCCACTAGGTTTTAACTCTATCATGATTACaattacacgcacacacgcaaaatACAATCTGACCTTACTTTCTTTCCCACGCATTACAGGAGATTATAGTTTCTTCCAGGAACAAATTGGTTTAGCTGAGGTCATTTTTCTTACAATGCTGAGCAAATGGCATGTCATCCTCTACGAAGGGCTCAAAGTCGTGACGGTGTGACATCATGTACTGCACAGTCTCCTGACGCAGACGGAGGTGTCCTCGAGAGTGTCCCTCCAGCTGGTCCCCAAGGGCTCTGAACAGGCAGTTCCtacagagagcagagcagagagacttgTAGTTGGCTACACGTACAATACCTGACTGAGGAATAAACCACAGGGTGAAGAGGCTGTTGTATCGTCTTACCCATCTCCAGGAACCTCTCTCAGCTTGAGCCCCAGAGCTTGGAGCTGATTGGAGAAGCTGACAAACTCCTCACCGTCGTCGGCACCGTCCTGAGGGCGGTTCTTGCGGTCCTTGGCTATGGCACGCCGGGCGGCGCGCTCATCCCGTTTCCGCTCCGCGTCACCCTTCCTGTTGCCGCGCACAGGTTTTCCTGTTTGCTTCCTGGACATGCTTACTGCTGTCTCCACAGATGTGAATACCTATGCTGGCACAGTGCTACAGATACAGGTCTCCTAATCACTGATGCATGGAGACCACTGAGTTCCTTAAAGATCAAAACCTGGTTGGAAGATAGATTTGATAGTAATTAGACATTTGTTTGAAGAGAATCGTGACACTGTACTAACACACAGCCAGACGAGGACTAGTTCACAACAGAGTACTACTACAACTATGTTTATGACTTATCCAACAAACTACAGGCTGTCATTAGCTGTCATTATGCATGTTTTTGGTTAGCATGCAGCTGGCGTGTTATTTTACATGCGGTATTGATCTAGACTCTAGTACGGTAGTAGTAACGACGTAGCCTAGCGAGCGCTGCATTAACTGGTTGGCTATAGATTTAGCTAAAAATGCAAGTTAAATTACATCAGATCAACCAACAGAACTGCAACATAGCTGCCGAACAACGAACGAAATGTGACCGGCACAGTGCCATTTTACATGTTTCGTTGATAAATGCGGTTAGTTAGTGACCGTGCTAGGGCGGCTAAGTTAGCTCTAAAGTTaacagctactgtagctaactggCAGAAACAGCGAAACCACTGTTAACCGTAACACAACACGCCAAGTCATTctttattataataaaaaaagtATATAGCTAGCAAGTTCATCAAACTACTCACATTCCACAGTTTGTTGGATATGTCGACAATCGACTAAGACCTTAGAATATTTTACTTAAAGCTAATCAAGTACGGACTCGTGAGTTTTGTTTACAATCCTTTCCCCAAAAATTCTTCCGGATTCGTAATGAAAGTACGGTACGTTGAGTGGACCAAATGTTGTGTCATCATCCAGTTTGTTTGCTGATAAATGTCTGTCCACAATAGCTAAATTACTATTAATGGCGAAGCTAGAGAGAACTGACATCCGAAATGTAAATTATGATACAATAATAATTATGATAAAAATGTTTGAATAGGCTACAGATAAGGTTTTGTCCGACAATTTTGGACAATATTTTCAATGTTACAATCCAATCTCTCTTCGGCTGTATGTGCCTAGCCCTGCTTTTAAAGACTACATGGATAAAAAAGAGCTAAAGTAGGAAGCCAGAAGCCTCTTCTAAATATCTTCAATTTAAGTTGAGATAAAGCTAATAAGTTAACATAAGTAGTAAAAAGGTAGTCTGGATTTGCAATATCAACTCAATAAAAAAGTGAAGTATTAGCTGACGCCTGGCAGTCAAAAATCAAGCTTTGAGTCATATTCATGTTGCAAagctgtgtgtttcagtgtatgACTCAGGATAAGGTGGGAGGTGAGTTATGTGTTTTGAAGGAAAACAGGCCCCCATCatcactctcttttctcttttcctccactctcctcttctctccaaaAATCTGTTCCATCCTTTTCACCAATCCTCCTTATGACAACATGTCGttggagagaatgtgtgtgggggaggagtgggtagaagagagagagagagagagagagagagagaaagagtgagaaagagagagagttgcaCACCAGCACCACAGTGAGTAAAGAAACAGCCCCGGGACTTAAAAATGCAACAGTAACAGGATGAGAATAAAAAACTACAGGAAGACAGAATCTAAGTGAAATGTCATTCCAGTTTCAGTGGCTACAAACGGAACAAAATCAGGTCAACATGATGTCTGAGTCTGTATATTATGTATTTGTTCTGGCACATGGAAATATTGCAGAGTgctaaattaaaataaaataaaaaaaacaaggtttatttttcatatgaaTCTTTTCAGACAGACCGAACTGTGTGCTATACCAAAGATGCAAAGTTGCCCGCTCTTTTAACCAATTTGTTCCAATCCACAAGGAGGAAGATATCCATTGGTTTCTGTAGATCGGCTTTGGCCAATCGACTATCGCCCGGGTGGCTACTGTCCAAGGTCCTGAACTGTGAGTGGGCCCGCGTGCCTGGATGCCAACCTCGAGCCTAACCTATAGGGAAAAAACATAGGTTGTTAATACATCGTTCCTTTAACACAAGTTTTCTTGCAGTGTGTTGATTTTGGATCACGCCAAAGTGTTTTGAAGGATTGAGACGTTTGGGATATAGCCTACTTTTTGACATTTACCCTGGGATAATGTTCAACATGAACATCTCAGTTTGTTCTAGATGGACAGAGCTCCTGGAGATAAGTGACCGAGCTTGAGAATGAAGTAGGCTATGTGCCAGAACATGTAAGAATTGTTTTGACTTATATGATTTTTATATGATCACGACTAGGTTAGGAATTAGAAAGCTAAATTGGCAAGCTTGTGTGAATATGAACACAGCCCGGCGAAATGGCGCAGAATCAGAAAATTAACTGCAACGtctagagagaaagacacacagagaaaaaaaagagagagagagagagagagtgtgtgtgagagagagagagagagagagagagagagagagagagaaagggtatgTGGCGATGGTGATTTAAACGTCTAACGCCTGGAGAAAAAAGTATAGAAAGTAAACCGCTGCAAACGTAATTGGAATTATCCGGTCGACTGGATCTGAATGTTTGCATCAGAGAAATGAGATGAACATATTTTCTGTTTTCATCTTCTCTCCGTAGGATATCTCACgcccacaaatacacacacacacatacacacacacgcgcgcgcaaaGGGATGGTGGCGGTGGATGCTTCTGGTTGCGATAAGACAAGATGGGATAATCATGCATGTCTGTCTCCGGGCGTTGATGCAGTTGCCGTTGCCTGATCTCAACTGGACTGAGGGTAGGGTGGGTCCAGTTCCGACTGGTTCTATGTCTCGATTTAGTTTGATCGATGTTACCAAGCCATTTCTGTGTACAAAGAGGACAAGGACTACTAAGAAACGTACTATTGCAATTATTTGAAATATCTAGACTATAGGCAAGAGCAATTGAGTGTTCATCGATGGAGGGTCCTATTTATCGATAACTCGTCAATTAACTAATTGTACGGCGGGAATAACGTGCTGTCTTGAGGGGGCCATAATCCTGGAGGATATCCCTGTTCAACGACCGGCTAACCCTTTTTCACGTTTGCTGAATTTTTCTGAATGGGATCGTAGCGTTGAGCGCTGTTGTATTGGTTATCAGGGTGCCTGGAAAGCCTCTATACCAGCACCTTCGTTCAGCCAAACCCGGCGCTACGCAACGCGCAACTATTCACGACCCGGTCCGCAACATTGAATCGACACGTTGCTGTAAGAGGAGAATAGAGTGAAGGCTAGTGAGTGCTTGTGTCAAACgggtgggggggaaggaggacacCGGGCCggctcagctcctgcagctACGCCGTTTCATTGCACACCAATCTGGCGAGTTTCAAGGGACGGAGAGTCAGGTGTAGTCAGGGCGCCTCAATGAGCGTCTCCTCCCGGGACAGAGTGCCTAGAGCCCAGCCGGAGCGTTTGCAGTGCCGCGGGTAGAGGAGTCTCGAGCACAGCGGAGAGTTTGGAAGTTTTGATGCATATGATCACAACCACCATGATTTTTATGATTCTTGGTGCTTCAGTTGTTATGGTaagatgtttattttatttcaacaaCATCATGAATTATCTCACTGAGCACCACATCGGTTTAAAACTTAGGACTTAGGCCTCggataaataaacacatttctgtaTAAGACACAGATCGTTGGCCTTTTTAAAGTGGGCTAGCCTACCTATAATTAACCAGGACTATCATAAATAAGTAATATCCAGTCCATTTAGGAGGAAGAGTGTTTTCCAAATAATTCTACTGGATTTCCAGTAGCTTTTTCTGTTTCCATTGAAACTGACTGCCATGCCAGGTCATAATGATGCTATGTTGGAAATAGTGCTTGTCATGTCCCAGTTGACTCGAATGGTTCTTTGCAGGCAATAGCCTGTTTAATGGACATGAACGCACTACTGGATCGCTTTCACAACTACATCTTACCGCATCTACGAGGAGAGGACCGAGTCTGTCATTGCAACTGTGGAAGGTAAAAACCCAACAGCACACAATAATTGGTTAGAAAATAATGTGTGACACATTTCATACGAAGGGGCAGCGTGAAAAACGCTGGGATTCTctctgtcaaattataattgcTCAATAGGCCTCTAGAATGATTTCTGTCGATGAGCCATTCTCACAAGCTCTTAAATGTAACATACCCTACTCAATGCTTAATCCCGTGAAATACTCACTAATTGATGTCGAATGTGATTTTATCCGTGGGTTGTGTCTCACGGTATAAGACTTGTTTACGATGCAGTGTTTGACGGTCTCAATGTAGGCTAGCAGTGATTCCGTTTTACTGCATACGAAGGTGTGCTGGAGCCATAAATATGTAATGAATTATGATAAATAAGGGATCCTTTTGAACGCTTGTAGCTCACACAGTTGATAGGCTTCTGAGCATCAAGTACGTTTTTAGTTTTTCTTATCTGACAGAACTGTAATATGAAGCCAATAGTTATTAGCCAATTACCAACTGATTATGAGGACGGGAAATTCAACCTGATACATGCTTGAAAAAATGACTTCTCTTATGTTTGGACAGCCCAAGCATACATCAAGTTGTAATTATCTGGTGTTTATCAAAACCACCAATTATTTAGGCCTACTATAAACAGTAgtataaacaataaacaaacaaagcataaTTTATACTAAATCCGGAGATTGATTTAAAGCTTCAAATCAGGACAGAGATCTTAGTCATGGAGTGGGGTGCCTTTGTGTCTTTCATCTTGTTTGTATTTTTAAGTGAAGTGTCCTATCTTGATTAAGGGTATGGCAACAGTGTCCTGCCAGGTTTGGGAAGAGCCTGTGATGCAGTGAATACGCACACAGCTTTAACTGTTATTAGGTTATTAAGGTATGAATTGTCTGCTCAGGCCAGCAGTTGAAGGTCCTAGTTGTCTATATATCATATCCCATATAAGGCTATATGCAAAGGTCGGTCTGTGGTCAATGTACATAGCATTTGGCTTATTGATTCACTAAATTATCTGTAAACAGGCATTTACCTATCTGTCATGGTGTTAGAGTAATGCCATTTTGTGTTGTGGCCAGGTTCAGTCTGACATCCAGATATGGGTCATCAGGTATTTGTGAGATTAGCATTGTCATTGAGGGATAATCTAGGAAAAGCTTTTTGGGAGGCAGCTCTCAAACACTCCAACACTTTTGGAGGCTTTTTGCAGGGTATGTATCTTGGCTATTATGTACCATGGACAGGCCAAGGTTGGAGATGTGATTTGTAGAGTAATACTTTTTTCAATGCCTTTTCAATGCCTCTGTGCCTGcattgtgtgtgactgtatatTTTTCTGTCGGGGCTGGTATTCTTGCCACCATCAGAAGTTAGATGACCATGCATGTATATGGTCATCTAATTCCCTTCCTCACATTTAATACAATATTTTGGGGTAACACAAACACGTTTCATTGATATCTATGGGCATAAAAAACGTTAATTTCTGAACCATACTGATATTGTAACTGTCTGTTTACTACAAACTATACTTGTAGTCCAGGGTATTCACTGTCAAATGAATGTCTTTCACTGACCTGGAAAATGCTCCTAAGTAAGAGTTTTACGTAAGATGTTTACACTTTGAGGGTGAATGTTAAGCGGAATAGACAAGATGAAAAGGGAGAGAGCACCTGAGCTTGAATGCTGAGTCTACCTTTTGAACGTGAGGTTTTGAGGCGTCATCGCGTTGGCGGGTGCACACCTAGTCAGGCTTGAGGACACGTCCACTGTCATTTCATTTGGCAGCAGAGACTGCATGGGAGCCGGGAGGCCCCTCTACTGCTCTATGACGGGACTCTGTGGGGCTCGGACTTCCAATCACCGGATGGGGTACGGTCCTGTTGTTCGCTGTTTAGAGGAACAAGTGTCCCTGGCGTCAGATTGATTGTGAATGGTGGTCAGTACGTATCAATGACGGAATGACGGAATTTCAGTAATTGGATGAGGATTATGAGTGTGTGAAGGGGATTCCGGCAGATCCTGGTTCCAGTTTTGGTAGTAATATTGCTTGAAACTGCTGTTTGAGAAAGTCTCTGGGTTCAGTGTGGAGAAGCAAAAGATTGCAGTTTTCGCTAGTCGACACCAACACTGTAAAATCCACAGTTCCCCACACGCACATTGTGTTCTGTTGAAGTCACTGTCACTTGAACAATCACTTGATAGTTCATAACTCCACATCCTTTCTCCAATACATTACATATTCCTTAttcatctttgtctctctcccctctcactaTCACCTCTGGAAATGTGCTTTcatcaaacaacaacaacaacaacagaaaatacACATGATTTTCCATCCATTATTCTTTTAAATTTCCAATAACAGCAACCGAAACCCTTCCACCATCTTTCCACAGGCACCACGTCCACTACGTGATCCCGTACGATGGCGACCACTCTCTGGTGGACTCGTCTGAGAACTACTTCGTCAGTGACAGTGTGACCAAGCAGGAGATGGACTtgatgctgggcctgctgctggGGTTCTGCATCAGCTGGCTCCTGCTGTGGCTGGATGGGGTGCTGCACTGTGCCGTCAGGGCCTGGAGGGCCAGCCGTTACTATGGTGAGTCAACCAGCTCACTAGCATGGTGGTGCTCTGGTTCGATAAACAGCTGTACTATGTGTGGTACAGTACAGTGATAATTCCACTACCAAGTAACATTTATGGAAAGGTGTAAGAAAAAGGAACCGCCAcgttcccccaccccccttctcctcctcctgccacccACCCCAAAGACAATGTTGTATTGATAAAGCGGTTGGGCCCCTGTTTATATTACAAAGAGAAATGTTTCAATGCAGAGGATGCCCGCTGTATCGCAGAGTAGACTTGGCAGTTGTGCTAAGGTTTCAGAATGGAATTACTGAACCAGTGAGAGACATAGTGCAGGACACATCGATAACTGTGCAACCACGTAGGCGAAATATAGAATATTGAGAAACTCCGAAATGGTTTCCGTAAAACATTCGCCAGGACAGGTATATATTTCTGTACATTGTAAAGATACGCATCGATGACCAGGATCGTGCCAGTGTGAAAGAATATAAGAATAATCCTATTCATCTTCTCCAGTATTTTACCCTTATGTATGTGTTTGAATATTCCATAAACATCAGTTTTCTCTTGTGTACCTCTTTGTCTAAAATAAGACCTATAACTTTGGATTTTGCTGGGagctattaaaaaaaaaaaaaaaaagctgctCTTTCTTGAACCATTTTAGAATTTAGAACACTAGACTAATTCCTGAACTGTGAAGAGTTCCAGATCTTTCAGGCCTGACAAGGGTTCCATATAGTACCTTTAGTTGTCGTAGGCTCTATGTCATATAGAGTCTATGACCTATATGTTCTGGCAGCCCAGAGGAGCTCCTTAAAATGTTCCCCACAGCTAAGTGCATCTCTCTAGTAGGTGTCAAGTTATATTAATAACCAATTACTTCCATTAAAATCACCACACAAtggcggggggtggggtgatTTGAAGAGAGCTCCTTTTACTTTACAGTGAAAAAGATTGATGCTATATATTTTGGACATGTGTTCCATTTATGTTGTTTCTAAGTCAGCACTGAATAGAGAGCATGGAGCTTAAATTTCAACCATACAAAAATATCTCTGATGTCAGCCCTTGTATTGACAGTATGTACACGCAAACATACAGTATAGCAGTGCAGCAGTGAGTCAATACACCATCTCTGCTGAGGCGTCAGCATATTACGTACCACACATCCAGAAAACAAAATTACCAGTTGAAAGCCTACATCCATATGCATTACCTCTAGGTGTTGAGTGATGGTTATAGCTGTTTCTAAGCACTGGAATCCTAGAGAATGCAGGGAATGCCCCTCTGATGGTGTGTTTGGCTGTGACGTTGATGGCGGGTCAGAGTCGTTTAGCCTGCCTGAGATGGGGAGTGAAGGTGAGGCTGACGGAGCGAGacgtgggtgggggtggtgttGGAGATACTGTCacatccccacccccacctatgctctctccctccctctctctcattctctcactctctctctccctctctctctttctctctctctcacacacacacacacacacacattctctctcctcgGTAGCTATAAATAGAATGAGAGGGAGCAGCTGGAATGGCGGGCGAGGGGAGAAACATGTTcgcttacatacacacatatacacacacacacatacacacacagcattgagGTGCACAttgattctttttttctttttataattCTAAAAATAAAATCTACAGCCCAAGCTTCTTCCCCTCTCCATTCAGTTATTGAATCTACTCCCCAATCTATTTTCTTTACACAGCCTCTCAGTGGTGAAGATGTGGTCGTTTTTCTTTTTGTATATTGCCATGAATATCTAATGTATTTTTCTTCTGGCACCCATGTCTTCTTTTGGAAATACATTTCATAtaacaaaatagaaaaacaaagAGATAACAAAAAAGGGGTAAAATGATGACTTGGCATAACCatttcttccttcctgcctccaCAAAAGACCTTTACATTTATGCCCTTACCCCACTTTCCGCATTACATTACCATTTTAATTTTTCTCCTGACTCCATCTCCATCTTTCCATCCTTTTATTCAAATGAGAAGAGGAACCTGTCTCgttttctcttttcctttggATACCCTTCAGAACAGTCCTTGTGGATTGCATACCCATTCACAGCTATAAAtaattcccccctccctccccctgactccctccctccccgccacctgcctcctcccccagtcctccctccccctccaacctCTAGCGGGGCCATTTGCTAGTGGGTGTGCAGTCTGggaccctccctcctccccttgctGTCTCAGTGGCCCTTGCTTTGCCAGCTACGTTCCACACGTCTGACACAGACAAATCCCTGCACTTCTATTCAAACCCACACTgcgtcgcacacacacatgtctcgAGGGAGAAAATCTGGATCATTTAGTTTCAGTTCCTGTTTTTAAGATTTGAATGGAAATTACAGTTTGGAAGAAGCACTACACAGGCTGGTATGGTCTGAGTGGTTGGAATGATCAAGGTTTTGTCACTGTGTTATTCACTGTGTCACACATGCATATGGTTTTATTATCATTATATGTTTATggttatatattttatatagatCCAACCTTTATTTCACCAGGTTAGTCCAATTGAGATGAGCCTATTTTAATTAAAAACCTGATCTACATAACAACCGCATGCACAGGTAAATTACCGTATAGTGTACAACAAACATGATCAATTCAAAGATAGAGCATCAACAAAGGACATTTATTACAGAGTAGTATAGGTCTGAAGTTTACTTGGGCATTGAATGCACTCTAATAGATTGATTCTCAGCTCATCCAATAGCGTAATGCCCCTGTCCAGAAGCTTCCACTCCATTTACTGTTGTGTTTTACTCACTTTTCTCACTTCACAGATTTGGCAGGAATTTTGTGATACAGAGAAACAACCTAAGTGGCAAACTCCCACAACATATTAAATTACAAAACTCTGTATTACACACCCAAAATGTATGTATTAGGCGTAATAGTTGTAAATACAGCATTGTGGTTTTTTTCTACTGTCATCTATAACTAGTCAATAGAGATTCAGGCAATAAATATTGTTGATGTTTTGGTAACTTTGCCTCACTGATCTCATTGACCCTTcccactctccccctgtctcccccttctgtcttgtctctccactctcccccctgtctcccccttctctgtctactctctccactctcccccgtctactctccccctctcttaacTCACTCTCCACTCTCCCAGACACCCCTTCCTGGTCGTGGCTGCCCCAGTTCTGCAACCTTCGAGACCTTCGTCGCCGTGCCCAGCTCAGACAGTTGGAAGACTCCAGCGGTAACATGGTCCACATCAAGCAGAAGCTCTACCACAACGGCCACCCCAGCCCCCGCCACCTCTGACTTTTAAACAAGACCCCcaaccatctcctcctcccccactccttaCCCCAAACTGCCCCATGGCCAACTGCTGCCTCAGAGACCCTTGAAAACTGCCCTGTCACTGTTCATAacacaccccctccaccccccccaccccaagacGGAACTTTCTTACGACGACCTGACTGACGAAACAACCGACCCCACAACTCAAGCAGAGAAAGAAGAACATGATAGTTGCCACTGAAATATTGTCTTATGTCCACTATtgatggaggggaaaaaaaaacttt of the Hypomesus transpacificus isolate Combined female chromosome 18, fHypTra1, whole genome shotgun sequence genome contains:
- the otud3 gene encoding OTU domain-containing protein 3 is translated as MSRKQTGKPVRGNRKGDAERKRDERAARRAIAKDRKNRPQDGADDGEEFVSFSNQLQALGLKLREVPGDGNCLFRALGDQLEGHSRGHLRLRQETVQYMMSHRHDFEPFVEDDMPFAQHLSNLSQPGTFAGNDAIVAFARSQQLKVVIHQLNTPLWEINGVEKQVCRELHIAYRYGDHYDSVRPIGDNSESPALLRIENLQKAIGHQREFGGGQTDGGKSPSPSPSEEDSVILSSLKNRGMYCEEENLFQLSAATINAEWLMDAELPAPSCQAQCASGFCSACQGEPTECSDHKKPPEGSKSHKPKVSNKQRKEQQRVEKKKKQEERHRQKVLQSKGAPDQNQNLPEPVTLVPALNTLSI
- the tmem240a gene encoding transmembrane protein 240 → MHMITTTMIFMILGASVVMAIACLMDMNALLDRFHNYILPHLRGEDRVCHCNCGRHHVHYVIPYDGDHSLVDSSENYFVSDSVTKQEMDLMLGLLLGFCISWLLLWLDGVLHCAVRAWRASRYYDTPSWSWLPQFCNLRDLRRRAQLRQLEDSSGNMVHIKQKLYHNGHPSPRHL